The proteins below are encoded in one region of Peribacillus muralis:
- a CDS encoding diacylglycerol/lipid kinase family protein: MSKVMIIINPSSGKEKAGKILPNAEKALEEIYEQVTVRKTKGEGDATDFAKEACAKRFDAVISMGGDGTVNEIVNGLAEQEHRPDFGIIPLGTVNDFARSLGIPLSPEAAIEIIKDKQIKESDIGKINDRYFMNVLAVGSIAEATYNVSVEQKTRLGSFAYFIEGAKAIIKKNPFPLTVEHDQGRWIGKAHLMIATMTNSVGGFEQLAPEAEVNDGKLHTFIIKDLSLPLLLKIIPSLMKGEIKRHDEVEYIQTSKLHLSTPEDITVNIDGDEGFLLPFQANVLHKHLRLFVPGKA, translated from the coding sequence ATGTCGAAAGTGATGATCATCATAAATCCATCTTCAGGTAAGGAAAAGGCAGGAAAGATTTTGCCAAATGCAGAAAAAGCACTGGAGGAGATATATGAGCAGGTGACTGTTCGTAAAACAAAAGGTGAGGGAGATGCAACGGATTTTGCTAAGGAAGCTTGTGCAAAAAGGTTCGATGCTGTCATTTCCATGGGTGGGGACGGAACGGTAAATGAGATAGTGAATGGGCTGGCGGAGCAAGAACATCGTCCCGACTTTGGAATCATCCCGCTTGGTACGGTAAACGATTTCGCCAGGTCTTTAGGTATCCCCCTAAGTCCCGAAGCAGCTATAGAGATCATAAAAGATAAGCAAATAAAAGAATCCGACATCGGAAAAATCAATGATCGTTACTTCATGAATGTTTTGGCGGTCGGATCGATCGCAGAGGCTACCTATAATGTATCCGTTGAACAAAAAACCCGCCTCGGCTCCTTTGCCTATTTCATTGAAGGAGCAAAGGCGATCATTAAGAAAAATCCATTTCCGTTAACGGTTGAACATGATCAAGGAAGATGGATCGGTAAAGCCCATTTAATGATTGCGACCATGACTAACTCTGTAGGCGGTTTCGAGCAACTTGCACCAGAAGCGGAAGTGAATGATGGTAAGCTGCACACCTTCATCATTAAAGACTTGTCGCTGCCCCTGCTCCTTAAGATCATCCCTAGTTTAATGAAAGGGGAAATCAAGCGGCATGATGAAGTTGAATATATTCAAACATCCAAACTTCATTTATCCACACCTGAGGACATAACAGTCAACATTGATGGCGATGAAGGCTTCCTCCTTCCCTTTCAGGCGAATGTATTGCATAAGCACCTTCGTCTCTTTGTCCCCGGAAAAGCATGA
- a CDS encoding Na+/H+ antiporter, whose product MEFFLIILALLILIGMSNVINHFIPFIPVPLIQIALGVLLEVLPFGIHVELETELFLLLFIAPLLFNDGKNVPRTALWKLRAPILMLALGLVFLTVWSGGYLINWLIPSIPLPAAFALAAILSPTDVVAVSAMASRVKLPKSILHLLEGEGLMNDASGLVAFKFAVAATVTGVFSLVDATFSFIWIAIGGFVGGALISFIIIRLRVFLRRLGMEDVTMHMLIQILTPFIIFLAVEHFHLSGILAVVAGGIVHAIERDREISPTVELQVVSKSTWSVILYVLNGLVFVLLGLQIPSVAQTIFKDPAFNNGQVIIYIVIITLFLFALRFIWLLAAWSIGWFSKKAGAQKPDMKAAGIITISGVRGAVTLAGSFSIPYVLADGTPFPERSLIIFIAAGVILLTLVIASVFLPIVARTDEEEVVDKQADKSKAAAIHTHQAAIKVIESQMTDENREAALSIISRYRTKINALSYVEQEKEPAALREEEKVLRFKALEAEQRFLDKLIKDEKVDKETAFICKEYIQRMEGAVTNLMKFRLLRSVTLFKRSMLRIFKLFFPNKNETRRFNIERLEKVRDLKVRMYKAAIQEIQAGINADNHETSSMIIEEYKVLILKCKRENRGRVPSKMVEYERELFYKAIQAERDEVQEMFETRQISREVANILRHQINLREALTINENTH is encoded by the coding sequence ATGGAGTTTTTTCTTATTATATTGGCCCTTCTAATATTAATTGGAATGTCCAATGTAATTAATCATTTTATACCTTTTATACCTGTACCATTAATTCAAATTGCTCTGGGAGTATTGCTGGAGGTCTTACCCTTTGGTATCCATGTCGAGTTGGAGACAGAGCTGTTTTTACTGTTGTTCATCGCACCCCTTCTATTCAATGATGGGAAGAACGTGCCGCGTACAGCGCTTTGGAAGCTGAGGGCGCCCATTCTCATGCTCGCATTGGGCCTCGTATTCTTGACGGTTTGGTCTGGGGGTTACTTAATTAACTGGTTGATTCCTTCGATTCCATTGCCGGCTGCATTCGCTTTAGCTGCGATTTTGTCCCCTACTGATGTAGTGGCGGTCAGCGCGATGGCAAGCCGTGTTAAGCTGCCGAAAAGCATTTTGCATCTTCTTGAAGGGGAAGGGCTAATGAATGATGCTTCGGGCCTTGTCGCTTTTAAATTCGCTGTTGCAGCTACAGTCACTGGTGTTTTCTCCCTGGTGGATGCAACGTTTAGTTTCATATGGATTGCGATTGGCGGTTTTGTAGGCGGTGCACTCATTTCCTTCATCATTATCAGACTGCGTGTGTTCCTTCGCCGCTTGGGGATGGAAGATGTTACGATGCACATGCTGATCCAAATCCTGACTCCTTTTATCATTTTCCTCGCTGTGGAGCACTTTCACCTTTCTGGTATTTTAGCGGTTGTCGCCGGGGGAATTGTCCATGCCATTGAGCGGGATCGGGAAATATCACCGACAGTGGAGCTACAGGTCGTTTCCAAAAGCACATGGTCCGTCATCTTGTATGTACTGAATGGACTTGTTTTCGTATTACTGGGCTTGCAAATCCCAAGTGTGGCACAGACCATATTCAAAGATCCAGCCTTCAATAACGGACAAGTGATCATTTATATCGTGATCATCACACTTTTCCTCTTCGCCTTACGATTCATTTGGCTATTGGCTGCCTGGTCGATCGGGTGGTTCTCGAAAAAAGCAGGCGCCCAAAAGCCAGATATGAAGGCGGCTGGAATCATCACCATTTCCGGAGTTCGTGGAGCGGTAACGTTAGCGGGTTCGTTCTCGATTCCATATGTACTGGCAGATGGAACTCCTTTTCCGGAGCGTTCGTTGATCATCTTCATTGCAGCAGGGGTCATCTTGCTGACCTTGGTTATCGCAAGTGTGTTCCTGCCGATCGTGGCACGGACGGACGAAGAGGAAGTCGTGGATAAACAGGCTGACAAATCGAAAGCAGCCGCAATCCACACACATCAAGCGGCAATCAAAGTTATAGAATCACAAATGACCGATGAAAACCGTGAAGCCGCGCTATCGATCATTTCAAGATACCGTACGAAAATCAATGCACTTTCCTATGTAGAACAGGAGAAAGAGCCAGCTGCATTAAGAGAAGAAGAAAAGGTTCTGCGCTTCAAGGCACTTGAGGCAGAACAACGATTCCTCGATAAGCTTATCAAGGATGAGAAAGTGGATAAAGAAACCGCGTTTATATGCAAGGAATATATCCAACGGATGGAGGGTGCGGTCACTAACCTGATGAAATTCCGCCTCTTAAGGTCTGTAACACTTTTCAAAAGAAGTATGCTGAGAATCTTCAAATTGTTTTTCCCTAATAAAAATGAAACGAGAAGATTCAATATCGAGCGGCTGGAAAAGGTCAGGGACCTTAAAGTCAGGATGTATAAAGCCGCGATTCAAGAAATACAAGCTGGCATCAATGCCGATAACCATGAAACGTCCTCGATGATCATTGAAGAATATAAAGTGCTGATTCTGAAATGCAAGCGGGAAAATAGAGGTCGGGTACCTAGTAAAATGGTGGAATATGAAAGGGAGCTATTTTATAAGGCGATCCAGGCAGAGCGTGATGAAGTGCAGGAGATGTTTGAAACACGACAAATATCGCGAGAAGTGGCCAATATCCTCCGTCATCAAATCAATCTGCGTGAAGCATTGACGATTAATGAAAACACACATTGA